A genomic window from Micromonospora violae includes:
- a CDS encoding MFS transporter, whose product MEATVPDERPSTEGPATFREVFGQREFRAVFVAGALSWVGDYVAKAAVTLLVYQQTKSVALSAAAFAVSFLPWLLGGPVLAALAERYPYRRVMVACDLIRMALMLVIAIPSLPYQAVLVLIFAATLANPPSQAAKSALIPQLLTGDRLVLGLSLNSSIGQAAQVVGYVFGAGVAAIDPAVALLFNAATFGLSALLVRLGVRDRPAVMNPAHRSHLLRETREGFGIVFRTPVLRAIAVLVFSAMLFSIVPEGLAAAWANEETRGAVSAGTAQAAIMVANPVGFILGGLLVSRLFGPARRLKLMRPLAVLAPLVLVPVLLDPPPLVVALLAALCGFAVAGMLPMANGLFVQALPNGFRARAFGVMATGVQVIQGFAVLVTGVLAERLPIPIVVGVWSAAGVVLMAVAALRWPDRQTVDDAITAASVANAEPPPDGPAGDDTVGDTADPHTSDGHRRHAVT is encoded by the coding sequence ATGGAGGCGACGGTGCCTGACGAGCGACCTTCCACGGAAGGCCCCGCCACGTTTCGTGAAGTGTTCGGCCAGCGCGAGTTCCGGGCTGTGTTCGTGGCCGGCGCCCTCTCCTGGGTCGGCGACTATGTCGCGAAGGCCGCCGTCACCCTGCTCGTCTACCAGCAGACCAAGTCCGTCGCGCTCTCGGCCGCCGCCTTCGCGGTCAGCTTCCTGCCCTGGCTGCTCGGCGGTCCCGTGCTCGCCGCACTCGCCGAGCGGTACCCGTACCGGCGGGTGATGGTGGCGTGCGACCTCATCCGGATGGCGCTGATGCTGGTCATCGCCATTCCCAGCCTGCCGTACCAGGCGGTCCTGGTGCTCATCTTCGCCGCCACGTTGGCCAACCCACCGAGCCAGGCGGCGAAGTCCGCGTTGATCCCGCAGTTGCTCACCGGGGACCGGCTGGTGCTGGGGCTGTCGCTGAACAGCAGCATCGGGCAGGCCGCTCAGGTCGTGGGGTACGTCTTCGGCGCCGGTGTCGCCGCGATCGACCCGGCGGTGGCGCTGCTGTTCAACGCGGCGACGTTCGGCCTCTCGGCGCTGCTGGTGCGCCTCGGTGTGCGGGACCGTCCGGCGGTGATGAACCCGGCGCACCGCAGCCACCTGCTGCGGGAGACCCGCGAGGGGTTCGGCATCGTGTTCCGCACACCGGTGCTGCGAGCCATCGCGGTGCTGGTGTTCAGTGCGATGCTCTTCTCGATCGTTCCCGAAGGGCTGGCTGCGGCCTGGGCCAACGAGGAGACCCGCGGCGCCGTCAGCGCGGGCACCGCACAAGCGGCGATCATGGTGGCGAACCCGGTCGGCTTCATCCTCGGCGGATTGCTGGTGAGTCGCCTGTTCGGGCCGGCGCGCCGGCTGAAGCTGATGCGGCCGCTCGCGGTGCTCGCCCCGCTGGTGCTCGTGCCGGTGCTGCTCGACCCGCCACCGTTGGTGGTCGCGTTGCTCGCCGCGCTCTGCGGGTTCGCGGTCGCCGGCATGTTGCCGATGGCCAACGGGTTGTTCGTGCAAGCGCTGCCGAACGGGTTCCGGGCCCGCGCCTTCGGCGTGATGGCCACCGGGGTCCAGGTCATCCAGGGTTTCGCGGTGCTGGTCACCGGTGTACTCGCCGAACGACTCCCCATCCCCATCGTGGTGGGGGTGTGGAGCGCGGCCGGCGTGGTGCTGATGGCGGTGGCCGCGCTGCGCTGGCCGGACCGGCAGACGGTGGACGACGCGATCACCGCCGCCTCGGTGGCCAACGCCGAGCCGCCACCCGACGGCCCGGCCGGCGACGACACGGTGGGAGACACGGCCGACCCGCATACCAGTGACGGCCACCGCCGGCACGCGGTCACCTGA
- a CDS encoding HNH endonuclease has protein sequence MPDIRPTVGSGALVLNATYEPLCVVSVRRAAILVLSAKAVCVADGDGILHSARDALPVPSVVRLTRFVRVPYRTHVGLSRRAIFARDGWRCAYCRGPAETIDHVFPRSRGGRHAWENVVAACARCNHTKGDKTPAEMGWRLHALPAAPKGTAWRVLGHRAPDPRWADWLDLREPEAAA, from the coding sequence ATGCCTGACATACGACCCACGGTGGGCTCTGGCGCGTTGGTCCTCAACGCCACCTACGAGCCGCTGTGTGTCGTGTCGGTGCGTCGCGCCGCGATCCTCGTCCTCTCCGCCAAGGCGGTCTGCGTCGCCGATGGCGACGGCATTCTGCACAGCGCCCGGGACGCGCTCCCGGTGCCCTCCGTGGTCCGGTTGACGCGCTTCGTCCGGGTGCCGTACCGAACGCATGTCGGGCTTTCCCGACGGGCGATCTTCGCGAGGGACGGGTGGCGGTGTGCCTACTGCCGGGGCCCGGCCGAGACCATTGACCACGTCTTTCCGCGCAGTCGGGGTGGCCGGCACGCCTGGGAGAACGTGGTGGCCGCGTGCGCCCGGTGCAACCACACCAAGGGCGACAAGACCCCGGCGGAGATGGGGTGGCGGTTACACGCGCTGCCGGCGGCACCGAAAGGCACCGCCTGGCGGGTGCTCGGGCACCGCGCACCCGACCCCCGCTGGGCCGACTGGTTGGATCTGCGGGAGCCCGAAGCCGCCGCCTGA
- a CDS encoding Lrp/AsnC family transcriptional regulator, translating to MDDMDWALLRELQADARLSFSELSRRVHLSPPSVAERVRRLEEAGVITGYHAHVDLSRAGRTVVALIRMSCYGARCILHDPAVAGWPEILEIHRITGDACSVLKVAAGSIGAFEGVIDRLAPYGQPSSTMVLSSPLNWQPITPLPAAGPVPRPR from the coding sequence GTGGACGACATGGACTGGGCGCTGCTCCGCGAGTTGCAGGCCGACGCGCGGCTCTCCTTCAGCGAGTTGTCCCGGCGGGTGCACCTGTCACCACCGTCCGTCGCGGAGCGGGTCCGTCGGCTGGAGGAGGCCGGGGTCATCACCGGCTACCACGCTCATGTCGACCTGAGCCGCGCCGGCCGCACCGTGGTCGCGCTGATCCGGATGTCCTGTTACGGCGCGCGCTGCATCCTGCACGACCCGGCGGTGGCCGGCTGGCCGGAGATCCTCGAGATCCACCGGATCACCGGCGACGCGTGCAGCGTGCTGAAGGTGGCGGCCGGCTCGATCGGCGCGTTCGAGGGGGTCATCGACCGGCTCGCCCCGTACGGCCAACCGTCGAGCACGATGGTCCTCTCCTCCCCGTTGAACTGGCAGCCCATCACCCCCCTCCCCGCCGCCGGGCCCGTCCCCCGCCCGCGCTGA
- a CDS encoding class F sortase yields the protein MTRRSARARSDRRARFRAGPALRASGRLVVRVSGRLRRVAGQAVSASVTTTDPTARPLPPRRPAGPPSARHRFGTSPGLPVLAIAALMVLIVAMLGVEQVTGMSLLPDRLSAGLRPPPKKFPVLPASPPTSLTIEKIDVRAPVHDVGIASDGTIAVPDAARAQEAGWYDQGPTPGQYGPAVIVGHVDTTSGPAVFHKLRELRSGDEIEVTRTDQRVAVFEVNSVEKFDKGRLPVDEVYGDFSRPSLRLITCGGQWVGGETGYADNVVVFASLVKARGGG from the coding sequence ATGACCCGCAGATCCGCGCGTGCGCGGTCGGATCGCCGCGCCCGCTTCCGGGCCGGGCCGGCGCTGCGCGCGTCCGGCCGGCTGGTGGTCCGCGTCTCCGGACGGCTGCGCCGGGTCGCCGGGCAGGCCGTGTCGGCGAGCGTCACCACCACCGATCCGACCGCCCGCCCGCTGCCGCCGCGACGTCCGGCCGGGCCACCGTCGGCCCGCCACCGTTTCGGTACGAGCCCCGGGTTGCCGGTGCTGGCCATCGCCGCGCTGATGGTGCTGATCGTGGCGATGCTCGGCGTCGAGCAGGTGACCGGAATGAGCCTGCTGCCGGACCGGCTCAGCGCCGGCCTACGACCACCGCCGAAGAAGTTCCCGGTGTTGCCGGCCAGCCCTCCGACCAGCCTCACCATCGAAAAGATCGACGTGCGGGCGCCCGTACACGACGTGGGCATCGCCTCGGACGGCACGATCGCCGTACCGGACGCGGCCCGCGCGCAGGAGGCCGGCTGGTACGACCAGGGGCCCACCCCGGGCCAGTACGGCCCAGCCGTGATCGTCGGGCACGTCGACACCACCAGCGGGCCGGCGGTCTTCCACAAACTCCGCGAACTGCGCTCCGGTGACGAGATCGAGGTGACCCGTACCGACCAGCGCGTGGCGGTCTTCGAGGTGAACTCGGTGGAGAAGTTCGACAAGGGCCGACTGCCGGTGGACGAGGTGTACGGCGACTTCAGCCGCCCGAGCCTCCGACTGATCACCTGCGGCGGCCAGTGGGTCGGCGGCGAGACCGGCTACGCGGACAACGTCGTGGTCTTCGCCTCGCTGGTCAAGGCGCGTGGTGGCGGCTGA
- a CDS encoding tryptophan 2,3-dioxygenase, whose product MDQTERRAPNRRATVRPVTPGQRAAQAERTGGEPTLEFADMVPYDAYVQASALHKMQHPLSSDPGEMSFLMVSQIMELYFGLTCHELRETQRLIRTDQIWEALAPLGRAKLHLEGLNAAWQGLRWMSPADFNRFRNLLGEASGFQSAMYRQLEFLLGLRDPTLIRPFRRQAEVHAALSAALAAPSLWDDVLALLARRGFDLPADLLDRDVSVEHDPQPAVEAAWVRIYDDASPDNHLRLLGEALSAVAEEFGDWRWNHVKAVQRTMGAKVGSGGSAGLAWLQRSMARVVFPELWSARTAM is encoded by the coding sequence GTGGATCAGACGGAGCGGCGGGCGCCGAACCGCCGTGCCACGGTGCGACCGGTGACCCCCGGGCAGCGCGCCGCGCAGGCGGAGCGCACCGGCGGCGAACCGACGTTGGAGTTCGCCGACATGGTGCCGTACGACGCGTACGTGCAGGCCAGCGCCCTGCACAAGATGCAGCACCCGCTCAGCAGCGACCCGGGCGAGATGTCCTTCCTGATGGTCAGCCAGATCATGGAGTTGTACTTCGGGCTGACCTGCCACGAGCTGCGGGAGACCCAGCGGCTGATCCGCACCGACCAGATCTGGGAGGCGCTGGCCCCGTTGGGCCGAGCCAAGCTGCACCTGGAAGGGCTCAACGCCGCCTGGCAGGGCCTGCGCTGGATGAGCCCGGCCGACTTCAACCGGTTCCGCAATCTGCTCGGCGAAGCCTCCGGCTTCCAGTCGGCGATGTACCGGCAGTTGGAGTTCCTGCTCGGGCTGCGCGACCCGACGCTGATCCGTCCGTTCCGCCGGCAGGCCGAGGTGCACGCCGCGCTGAGCGCCGCGCTGGCCGCCCCGAGCCTCTGGGACGACGTGCTCGCGCTGCTCGCCCGGCGCGGCTTCGACCTCCCCGCCGACCTGCTCGACCGGGACGTTTCCGTCGAGCACGACCCGCAGCCGGCGGTCGAGGCGGCCTGGGTGAGGATCTACGACGATGCCAGCCCGGACAACCACCTGCGACTGCTCGGCGAGGCGCTCAGCGCGGTCGCCGAGGAGTTCGGTGACTGGCGCTGGAACCACGTCAAGGCGGTGCAGCGGACGATGGGCGCCAAAGTCGGCAGCGGCGGCTCCGCCGGCCTGGCGTGGTTGCAGCGCAGCATGGCCCGGGTGGTCTTCCCGGAGCTGTGGTCGGCCCGCACCGCGATGTGA
- a CDS encoding MerR family transcriptional regulator, producing the protein MTATKPSNPGVRRPVDLARAHGLSAQAVRNYERDGVLPPVRRTPSGYRQFTELHATALRAYLALITGHGYAASGEIMRAVNRGEIGAALRTIDQGHALLQRDRETLDAVEAAVATLTGTRPPPQSQKAVPISVLAHRLGLQPATLRKWERAGVLRPVRDPVTHYRLYRPDDVRDAELAHLLRRGGYQLGHIADVLRRVRDAGGAEPLAASLRQWRQRLTERGRAMLTGAARLADYLDAIQPPPRALTSEAKTTTLSA; encoded by the coding sequence GTGACAGCCACAAAACCTTCAAACCCGGGGGTACGCCGACCGGTCGATCTCGCGCGTGCGCACGGCCTCTCCGCGCAGGCCGTACGCAACTACGAACGAGACGGCGTCCTGCCTCCGGTCCGGCGCACCCCGAGCGGCTACCGCCAGTTCACCGAGCTGCACGCCACGGCGTTGCGGGCCTACCTCGCGTTGATCACGGGCCACGGCTACGCGGCCAGCGGCGAGATCATGCGGGCCGTCAACCGGGGCGAAATCGGCGCGGCGTTGCGCACCATCGACCAGGGTCATGCTCTGCTCCAGCGCGATCGGGAAACCCTGGACGCGGTCGAGGCGGCGGTGGCGACGCTCACCGGAACGCGACCGCCGCCGCAGAGCCAGAAGGCCGTGCCGATCAGCGTGCTGGCGCACCGGCTCGGGTTACAGCCGGCCACGCTGCGCAAGTGGGAGCGGGCCGGGGTGCTGCGGCCGGTCCGTGATCCGGTGACCCACTACCGGCTCTACCGGCCCGACGACGTGCGGGACGCCGAACTCGCCCACCTGTTGCGCCGTGGCGGGTACCAGCTCGGCCACATCGCCGACGTGCTGCGTCGAGTGCGCGACGCCGGCGGTGCGGAGCCGCTGGCGGCGTCGCTGCGCCAGTGGCGGCAACGGCTCACCGAGCGGGGCCGGGCCATGCTCACCGGTGCCGCCCGGCTCGCCGATTACCTCGACGCCATTCAGCCGCCACCACGCGCCTTGACCAGCGAGGCGAAGACCACGACGTTGTCCGCGTAG
- a CDS encoding mechanosensitive ion channel family protein, with protein sequence MSAANVTPLALPATESVSCQGSTSCEFLYRITNSAWFAEGSYWILLKPLRVLLILALAMVARWALHRTINRLVRTTTDGAVPTMLRPLRERVPSAAANPAEFVPERRRQRAEAIGSVLRSLTTAFVFGIALLMILREFSFDLAPLLASAGIAGVALGFGAQSLVKDLIAGLFMLIEDQYGVGDNVDLGEAMGVVESVGLRVTTVRDGRGVLWYIRNGEIIRVGNKSQGWALVVVDLPIGFSSTEEATAVLRTAAASVAVDPKLSPEIVEAPEVLGVEQVTVDGAVLRTVVKTTADGQFAVGRELRRRLAEALENSGITAQIAAARIYPGLSAPPLGDGETGQGGAT encoded by the coding sequence GTGAGTGCCGCCAACGTGACGCCCCTGGCCCTGCCCGCCACCGAATCGGTGAGCTGCCAGGGCAGCACCTCCTGTGAATTTCTCTACCGGATCACCAATTCCGCCTGGTTCGCCGAGGGAAGTTACTGGATCCTGCTCAAACCGCTCCGGGTGCTGCTGATCCTGGCGCTGGCGATGGTGGCCCGCTGGGCGCTGCACCGGACCATCAACCGGTTGGTGCGGACGACCACCGACGGTGCGGTGCCGACGATGCTGCGACCGCTGCGCGAGCGGGTGCCGTCCGCAGCGGCCAACCCGGCCGAGTTCGTGCCCGAGCGGCGACGGCAGCGGGCCGAGGCGATCGGGTCGGTGCTGCGCAGCCTGACCACCGCGTTCGTCTTCGGCATCGCGCTGCTGATGATCCTGCGGGAGTTCAGCTTCGATCTGGCGCCGCTGCTGGCCAGCGCGGGGATCGCCGGTGTCGCGCTGGGCTTCGGCGCGCAGAGCCTGGTCAAGGACCTGATCGCCGGCCTCTTCATGCTGATCGAGGACCAGTACGGGGTCGGCGACAACGTCGACCTGGGCGAGGCGATGGGCGTGGTCGAGTCGGTTGGCCTGCGGGTCACCACCGTGCGCGACGGCCGTGGCGTGCTCTGGTACATCCGCAACGGCGAGATCATCCGGGTGGGCAACAAGAGCCAGGGCTGGGCCCTCGTGGTGGTGGATCTGCCGATCGGGTTCAGCAGCACCGAGGAGGCCACGGCGGTTCTCCGGACCGCGGCGGCCTCCGTCGCGGTGGACCCGAAGCTGTCGCCGGAGATCGTGGAGGCGCCCGAGGTGCTCGGCGTCGAGCAGGTGACGGTGGACGGTGCGGTGCTCCGTACCGTGGTGAAGACGACCGCGGACGGGCAGTTCGCGGTGGGCCGGGAGTTGCGTCGGCGTCTCGCGGAGGCACTGGAGAACTCGGGGATCACCGCGCAGATCGCCGCCGCTCGCATTTATCCCGGTCTGTCGGCCCCGCCGTTGGGCGATGGTGAGACTGGTCAGGGCGGTGCGACCTGA
- the kynU gene encoding kynureninase — protein MHTPQEEAHRRDEADPGHRHLFHVPPADGGEHPESAYLAGNSLGLQPRATRDELLADLDAWGRLGVEGHLEAERAWLPYHELLTGPAARLVGARPTEAVVMNSLTVNLHLLMVSFYRPAGARTRIVIEDAAFPSDSYAVRSQARFHGLDPDDAVVRLRPRAGEDALRTEDVTDYLAAEGDRVALLLLGGVNYLTGELLDIPAITAAGRAAGAVVGWDLAHAVGNVPLALHDWDVDFAAWCSYKYLNSGPGALAGVFVHERHLGDESLPRFEGWWSTAAATRFEMTPVSRPPATVEAWQISNPPIFAMGPVRTSLELFDAVGMTALRARSQRLTGWLESLFDEVTVGRPLRVVTPRDPDRRGCQLSVRIGSGSAAELTKRLRYEHGVIADAREPDVVRFAPVPLYSTYLDCWRAAAALAATVGQVNP, from the coding sequence ATGCACACCCCTCAAGAAGAAGCGCATCGACGCGACGAGGCCGACCCCGGCCACCGGCACCTGTTCCACGTGCCGCCGGCCGACGGCGGTGAGCACCCCGAGTCGGCGTACCTGGCCGGCAACTCGCTCGGCCTGCAACCCCGGGCCACCCGCGACGAACTCCTGGCCGACCTGGACGCGTGGGGGCGGCTCGGCGTGGAGGGGCACCTGGAGGCGGAGCGCGCGTGGCTGCCGTACCACGAGCTGTTGACCGGGCCGGCCGCGCGACTGGTCGGCGCCCGTCCCACCGAGGCCGTGGTGATGAACTCGCTCACGGTCAACCTGCACCTGCTGATGGTGAGCTTCTACCGGCCGGCCGGCGCGCGTACCCGCATCGTCATCGAGGACGCCGCCTTCCCTTCGGACAGCTACGCCGTGCGCAGCCAGGCGCGGTTCCACGGCCTGGACCCGGACGACGCGGTGGTCCGGCTGCGTCCGCGCGCGGGTGAGGACGCCCTGCGCACCGAGGACGTGACCGACTACCTGGCCGCCGAGGGGGACCGGGTGGCCCTGCTGCTGCTCGGCGGGGTCAACTACCTCACCGGCGAGCTGCTGGACATCCCGGCGATCACGGCCGCCGGCCGGGCCGCCGGCGCGGTGGTCGGCTGGGACCTGGCCCACGCGGTCGGCAACGTGCCGCTGGCCCTGCACGACTGGGATGTCGACTTCGCCGCGTGGTGCTCCTACAAGTACCTGAACTCCGGCCCGGGTGCCCTGGCGGGTGTCTTCGTGCACGAACGGCACCTCGGCGACGAGAGCCTGCCCCGCTTCGAGGGGTGGTGGAGCACCGCGGCGGCCACCCGGTTCGAGATGACGCCGGTGTCCCGGCCGCCGGCCACCGTGGAGGCATGGCAGATCTCCAACCCGCCGATCTTCGCGATGGGTCCGGTGCGTACCTCGCTGGAGCTGTTCGACGCGGTGGGGATGACCGCGCTGCGTGCGCGCAGCCAGCGCCTCACCGGCTGGCTGGAGTCGCTGTTCGACGAGGTGACCGTCGGGCGGCCACTGCGGGTGGTCACCCCGCGCGACCCGGACCGGCGGGGCTGCCAGCTCTCCGTGCGCATCGGTTCCGGCAGCGCCGCCGAGCTGACCAAACGCCTCCGGTACGAACACGGCGTGATCGCCGACGCCCGTGAACCGGACGTCGTCCGGTTCGCCCCGGTGCCGCTCTACTCCACCTACCTCGACTGTTGGCGGGCCGCGGCGGCGCTGGCGGCGACGGTGGGGCAGGTGAACCCGTGA
- a CDS encoding DUF6194 family protein, which produces MPPFLDLLTVSPDLLALGEPTHGESAFLQLRNDAFLALAEHGYRSIALESDRAAGLIADEFVQGGDVPLDQALTEGFSHGFGAAPANRDLLLRMREWNTGRPAAERLTFHGFDAPVEMESAPSPRHHLDQVCHFLDLDRSAEIDDLIGDEARWRDPAAIWEPGRSVGRSTEAQRLRVIADEMLTELYLRAPWKSAGWPAAFVHATAAVALLRYHAAAAAPLAQDERFARLAGVRDALMAENLLAIRAAEAHRGPTLVFAHNTHLQRHPSTMTLAGTEMTWAGAGAIVASLLGDRYAVIVGSLGASPALGIEPPAASTYEGRLQQETDLPRYLPASDIGAAEQRTHDYRYFPLDRATIEHADAVLHIPTGVDAAVLADRIVALPGVEQVVASEEDGSPEAAWGDRFFFVGPDRRQPFATIVERDVPGFDEASQLDRPGVFRLNLDLGRAEFERLFGFPPKAFEEHRHEFDFARLDTVSPHPGYALYGFASIVMPGPQLLPEIDRLLAIAHGRAADRDDRAARRATHPQSGA; this is translated from the coding sequence ATGCCACCTTTTCTCGACCTGCTGACGGTGTCTCCCGACCTGCTCGCCCTCGGTGAACCGACGCACGGTGAATCCGCCTTCCTCCAACTCCGCAACGACGCCTTCCTGGCCCTCGCGGAGCACGGATACCGGTCGATCGCGCTGGAGAGCGACCGGGCCGCCGGGCTGATCGCGGACGAGTTCGTGCAGGGCGGCGACGTGCCGCTCGACCAGGCGCTCACCGAAGGGTTCAGCCACGGCTTCGGCGCGGCCCCGGCCAACCGCGACCTCCTGCTGCGGATGCGGGAGTGGAACACCGGACGGCCGGCCGCCGAGCGCCTGACGTTCCACGGTTTCGACGCCCCGGTGGAGATGGAGAGCGCCCCGAGCCCGCGCCACCACCTCGACCAGGTCTGCCACTTCCTCGACCTGGACCGGTCTGCCGAGATCGACGACCTGATCGGGGACGAGGCGCGGTGGCGTGACCCGGCCGCCATCTGGGAGCCGGGACGGTCGGTTGGGCGCTCGACCGAAGCCCAGCGACTGCGGGTGATCGCCGACGAGATGCTGACCGAATTGTACCTGCGGGCGCCGTGGAAGTCAGCGGGCTGGCCGGCGGCGTTCGTGCACGCCACGGCCGCCGTCGCGCTGCTGCGCTACCACGCCGCGGCCGCCGCACCACTGGCCCAGGACGAACGCTTCGCCCGGTTGGCTGGTGTCCGGGACGCGCTGATGGCCGAGAACCTGCTCGCGATCCGCGCGGCCGAGGCACACCGCGGACCCACGCTGGTCTTCGCGCACAACACACACCTCCAGCGTCATCCGAGCACGATGACGCTGGCCGGCACGGAGATGACCTGGGCCGGTGCCGGCGCGATCGTCGCGTCGCTGCTCGGTGACCGGTACGCGGTGATCGTCGGCAGCCTCGGCGCGAGCCCGGCGCTCGGCATCGAGCCGCCCGCCGCGTCGACCTACGAGGGCAGACTCCAGCAGGAGACCGACCTCCCCCGGTACCTGCCGGCGTCCGACATCGGCGCGGCCGAGCAGCGGACGCACGACTACCGCTACTTCCCGCTGGACCGGGCCACCATCGAACACGCCGACGCGGTCCTGCACATCCCGACCGGTGTCGACGCGGCCGTGCTCGCCGACCGGATCGTCGCACTGCCCGGCGTCGAGCAGGTCGTGGCGAGCGAGGAGGACGGGTCACCCGAGGCGGCCTGGGGCGACCGCTTCTTCTTCGTCGGCCCGGACCGCCGCCAGCCGTTCGCCACCATCGTCGAGCGGGACGTGCCCGGCTTCGACGAGGCATCCCAACTGGACCGCCCCGGCGTCTTCCGGCTCAACCTGGACCTGGGCCGGGCCGAGTTCGAGCGGCTGTTCGGCTTCCCGCCCAAGGCGTTCGAGGAGCACCGGCACGAGTTCGACTTCGCCCGACTGGACACCGTGTCGCCGCACCCGGGCTACGCGCTGTACGGCTTCGCCAGCATCGTGATGCCCGGCCCGCAGCTGCTGCCCGAGATCGACCGGCTACTGGCGATCGCACACGGCCGGGCCGCCGACCGCGACGATCGCGCGGCGCGTCGGGCGACGCACCCGCAATCGGGAGCCTGA
- a CDS encoding globin, with the protein MTLFEAVGGEPTFRKLVDEFYAGVATDPLLRPMYPEEDLGPAADRMTLFLMQYWGGPNTYSAQRGHPRLRMRHAPFRIGAAERDAWLRNMRRAVDRLELEPEIAATLWDYLERAAYFMVNVEDDPAAGH; encoded by the coding sequence ATGACCCTCTTCGAAGCGGTCGGCGGCGAGCCCACCTTCCGCAAGCTGGTCGACGAGTTCTACGCCGGTGTGGCCACCGATCCTCTGCTGCGGCCCATGTATCCGGAGGAGGACCTGGGCCCGGCCGCGGACCGGATGACCCTGTTCCTGATGCAGTACTGGGGCGGGCCGAACACGTACTCCGCCCAGCGCGGGCACCCGCGGCTGCGGATGCGGCACGCGCCGTTCCGGATCGGCGCGGCCGAACGGGACGCCTGGCTGCGCAACATGCGCCGCGCCGTGGACCGGCTCGAACTGGAGCCGGAGATCGCCGCCACTCTCTGGGACTACCTGGAGCGGGCCGCGTACTTCATGGTCAACGTCGAGGACGACCCGGCCGCCGGTCACTGA
- a CDS encoding FAD-dependent oxidoreductase, which produces MTARRDEIAIIGAGLAGCLAACFLARRGYPVALYERRSDPRAGTVERGRSINLALSERGLDALRRIGLAEQVMTDALPMRGRMIHPVEGEQQFQSYSAAGDRAINSISRGALNNALLDEAAALPGVRVVFDHRLVGLDPTDGALSFETPQGTVAAKASVVLGADGAGSAVRGQLLAYGLLDERVDFLDYGYKELTIPPLGGDFALDEDALHIWPRGTSMMIALPNPDRSFTCTLFWPNEGAGSFASLTSPAEIERHFTEQYPDVVPLAPNLVDDYQHNPVGVLGTVRCTPWQVNGKVGLLGDAAHAIVPFYGQGANCAFEDVVELDRCLDECADDWSAALPLFQRRRQENAEAIATMALTNFVEMRDKVASPVFQTRRRVEHALERALPGRYVSQYELVSFSTTGYAEVRRRVRRQHRVLGAVVGGAALLLVGAIGAALSRGRRA; this is translated from the coding sequence GTGACGGCGCGGCGCGACGAGATCGCGATCATCGGTGCCGGGCTGGCCGGTTGTCTGGCGGCCTGCTTCCTGGCCCGGCGTGGCTACCCGGTGGCCCTCTACGAGCGTCGCTCCGACCCGCGGGCCGGCACCGTCGAGCGGGGCCGCTCGATCAACCTGGCGCTCTCCGAGCGTGGCCTGGACGCGTTGCGCCGGATCGGGCTGGCCGAGCAGGTGATGACCGACGCGCTGCCGATGCGCGGCCGGATGATCCACCCGGTCGAGGGCGAGCAGCAGTTCCAGTCGTACAGCGCGGCCGGCGACCGGGCGATCAACTCGATCAGCCGGGGTGCGCTGAACAACGCCCTGCTGGACGAGGCCGCCGCGCTGCCCGGGGTTCGGGTCGTCTTCGACCACCGGCTGGTCGGGCTCGACCCGACCGACGGCGCGTTGAGCTTCGAGACCCCGCAGGGCACGGTCGCGGCGAAGGCGTCGGTCGTGCTGGGCGCCGACGGCGCCGGCTCCGCGGTGCGCGGGCAACTGCTGGCGTACGGGCTGCTGGACGAGCGTGTGGACTTCCTCGACTACGGCTACAAGGAGCTGACGATTCCGCCGTTGGGCGGGGACTTCGCCCTGGATGAGGACGCGTTGCACATCTGGCCGCGGGGCACCTCGATGATGATCGCGCTGCCGAACCCCGATCGCTCCTTCACCTGCACGCTGTTCTGGCCCAACGAGGGTGCCGGCAGTTTCGCCTCGCTGACCAGCCCGGCGGAGATCGAACGGCACTTCACCGAGCAGTACCCGGACGTGGTCCCGCTGGCCCCGAACCTGGTCGACGACTACCAGCACAACCCGGTGGGCGTGCTGGGCACGGTGCGCTGCACCCCCTGGCAGGTCAACGGAAAGGTCGGCCTGCTCGGCGACGCCGCCCACGCCATCGTGCCGTTCTACGGCCAGGGCGCCAACTGCGCCTTCGAGGACGTGGTGGAGCTGGACCGCTGCCTGGACGAGTGCGCCGACGACTGGTCGGCGGCGCTGCCCCTGTTCCAGCGGCGGCGGCAGGAGAACGCGGAGGCCATCGCGACGATGGCGCTGACCAACTTCGTGGAGATGCGGGACAAGGTCGCCTCCCCGGTCTTCCAGACCCGGCGGCGGGTGGAGCACGCACTGGAACGGGCCCTGCCCGGCCGGTACGTTTCCCAGTACGAACTGGTGTCGTTCTCCACCACCGGGTACGCGGAGGTGCGACGCCGGGTGCGCCGACAGCACCGGGTGCTCGGGGCGGTCGTCGGCGGGGCCGCGCTGCTGCTGGTCGGCGCGATCGGCGCGGCACTGAGCCGAGGGAGGCGCGCATGA